A genomic segment from Phragmites australis chromosome 6, lpPhrAust1.1, whole genome shotgun sequence encodes:
- the LOC133921484 gene encoding histone acetyltransferase MCC1 isoform X1 codes for MLDPRSEIYPTIEYRPIQPSDLEALEKIHLALFPIRFLVLAIIISLTSKFLETIASYAPCSCLYRYGVVHMYEREFFMNVVNGHGTVSWGAVDTSRSDDHRDEIIGFVTTRMIVAKDSEIEDLFRYNSSRKDLTLVYILTLGVVDSYRNLGIASSLVREVIKYAASISNCRGVYLHVISYNQPAISFYKKMLFKLVRRLPLFYYIRGQHYDSYLFVYYVNAGCSPCSPLEIVTSFVVDFRAFLKMLVAKFWTKEDHCNPRWDRCKETTTLLTPQNDKRIISGDDTRCHV; via the exons ATGTTGGACCCGAGATCCGAAATCTACCCCACCATAGAGTATCGCCCTATCCAGCCCTCCGACCTCGAAGCTCTTGAGAAGATTCATCTAGCTCTCTTTCCCATAAGGTTCCTTGTTCTTGCTATTATCATTTCGTTGACCTCGAAGTTCTTGGAAACTATTGCTTCTTATGCTCCGTGTTCTTGCTTATACCGTTATGGCGTTGTACATAT GTACGAGAGAGAGTTCTTCATGAACGTTGTCAACGGGCATGGTACTGTTTCCTGGGGCGCTGTGGACACCAGCAGATCGGATGACCACAGGGACGAGATAATAGGTTTTGTAACCACGAGGATGATCGTGGCAAAAGATAGCGAG ATTGAAGACTTGTTTAGATATAACAGTTCACGCAAAGATCTAACACTTGTGTACATACTGACACTGGGTGTTGTGGATAGCTACAGAAACCTCGGCATAG CATCTTCACTGGTTCGAGAGGTGATTAAATATGCAGCAAGTATATCAAATTGCAGGGGTGTTTATTTACATGTCATTTCATATAACCAGCCTGCTATCAGCTTTTACAAGAAGATGCTATTTAAGCTAGTCAGAAGACTTCCATTGTTTTACTACATAAGAGGGCAACATTACGATTCATACTTATTTGTTTACTATGTCAATGCGGGTTGTTCACCTTGCTCGCCGCT GGAGATTGTAACTTCATTTGTTGTTGACTTCAGGGCTTTCCTAAAGATGCTGGTTGCCAAGTTCTGGACCAAAGAAGACCATTGTAATCCGAGATGGGACAGATGTAAGGAAACGACCACCCTCTTGACACCACAGAACGATAAGCGGATCATCAGTGGTGATGATACCAGATGTCATGTCTAA
- the LOC133921484 gene encoding histone acetyltransferase MCC1 isoform X2 — protein sequence MLDPRSEIYPTIEYRPIQPSDLEALEKIHLALFPIRFLVLAIIISLTSKFLETIASYAPCSCLYRYGVVHMYEREFFMNVVNGHGTVSWGAVDTSRSDDHRDEIIGFVTTRMIVAKDSEIEDLFRYNSSRKDLTLVYILTLGVVDSYRNLGIASSLVREVIKYAASISNCRGVYLHVISYNQPAISFYKKMLFKLVRRLPLFYYIRGQHYDSYLFVYYVNAGCSPCSPLAFLKMLVAKFWTKEDHCNPRWDRCKETTTLLTPQNDKRIISGDDTRCHV from the exons ATGTTGGACCCGAGATCCGAAATCTACCCCACCATAGAGTATCGCCCTATCCAGCCCTCCGACCTCGAAGCTCTTGAGAAGATTCATCTAGCTCTCTTTCCCATAAGGTTCCTTGTTCTTGCTATTATCATTTCGTTGACCTCGAAGTTCTTGGAAACTATTGCTTCTTATGCTCCGTGTTCTTGCTTATACCGTTATGGCGTTGTACATAT GTACGAGAGAGAGTTCTTCATGAACGTTGTCAACGGGCATGGTACTGTTTCCTGGGGCGCTGTGGACACCAGCAGATCGGATGACCACAGGGACGAGATAATAGGTTTTGTAACCACGAGGATGATCGTGGCAAAAGATAGCGAG ATTGAAGACTTGTTTAGATATAACAGTTCACGCAAAGATCTAACACTTGTGTACATACTGACACTGGGTGTTGTGGATAGCTACAGAAACCTCGGCATAG CATCTTCACTGGTTCGAGAGGTGATTAAATATGCAGCAAGTATATCAAATTGCAGGGGTGTTTATTTACATGTCATTTCATATAACCAGCCTGCTATCAGCTTTTACAAGAAGATGCTATTTAAGCTAGTCAGAAGACTTCCATTGTTTTACTACATAAGAGGGCAACATTACGATTCATACTTATTTGTTTACTATGTCAATGCGGGTTGTTCACCTTGCTCGCCGCT GGCTTTCCTAAAGATGCTGGTTGCCAAGTTCTGGACCAAAGAAGACCATTGTAATCCGAGATGGGACAGATGTAAGGAAACGACCACCCTCTTGACACCACAGAACGATAAGCGGATCATCAGTGGTGATGATACCAGATGTCATGTCTAA
- the LOC133921484 gene encoding histone acetyltransferase MCC1 isoform X3 — protein sequence MLDPRSEIYPTIEYRPIQPSDLEALEKIHLALFPIRYEREFFMNVVNGHGTVSWGAVDTSRSDDHRDEIIGFVTTRMIVAKDSEIEDLFRYNSSRKDLTLVYILTLGVVDSYRNLGIASSLVREVIKYAASISNCRGVYLHVISYNQPAISFYKKMLFKLVRRLPLFYYIRGQHYDSYLFVYYVNAGCSPCSPLEIVTSFVVDFRAFLKMLVAKFWTKEDHCNPRWDRCKETTTLLTPQNDKRIISGDDTRCHV from the exons ATGTTGGACCCGAGATCCGAAATCTACCCCACCATAGAGTATCGCCCTATCCAGCCCTCCGACCTCGAAGCTCTTGAGAAGATTCATCTAGCTCTCTTTCCCATAAG GTACGAGAGAGAGTTCTTCATGAACGTTGTCAACGGGCATGGTACTGTTTCCTGGGGCGCTGTGGACACCAGCAGATCGGATGACCACAGGGACGAGATAATAGGTTTTGTAACCACGAGGATGATCGTGGCAAAAGATAGCGAG ATTGAAGACTTGTTTAGATATAACAGTTCACGCAAAGATCTAACACTTGTGTACATACTGACACTGGGTGTTGTGGATAGCTACAGAAACCTCGGCATAG CATCTTCACTGGTTCGAGAGGTGATTAAATATGCAGCAAGTATATCAAATTGCAGGGGTGTTTATTTACATGTCATTTCATATAACCAGCCTGCTATCAGCTTTTACAAGAAGATGCTATTTAAGCTAGTCAGAAGACTTCCATTGTTTTACTACATAAGAGGGCAACATTACGATTCATACTTATTTGTTTACTATGTCAATGCGGGTTGTTCACCTTGCTCGCCGCT GGAGATTGTAACTTCATTTGTTGTTGACTTCAGGGCTTTCCTAAAGATGCTGGTTGCCAAGTTCTGGACCAAAGAAGACCATTGTAATCCGAGATGGGACAGATGTAAGGAAACGACCACCCTCTTGACACCACAGAACGATAAGCGGATCATCAGTGGTGATGATACCAGATGTCATGTCTAA
- the LOC133921484 gene encoding histone acetyltransferase MCC1 isoform X4, with product MLDPRSEIYPTIEYRPIQPSDLEALEKIHLALFPIRYEREFFMNVVNGHGTVSWGAVDTSRSDDHRDEIIGFVTTRMIVAKDSEIEDLFRYNSSRKDLTLVYILTLGVVDSYRNLGIASSLVREVIKYAASISNCRGVYLHVISYNQPAISFYKKMLFKLVRRLPLFYYIRGQHYDSYLFVYYVNAGCSPCSPLAFLKMLVAKFWTKEDHCNPRWDRCKETTTLLTPQNDKRIISGDDTRCHV from the exons ATGTTGGACCCGAGATCCGAAATCTACCCCACCATAGAGTATCGCCCTATCCAGCCCTCCGACCTCGAAGCTCTTGAGAAGATTCATCTAGCTCTCTTTCCCATAAG GTACGAGAGAGAGTTCTTCATGAACGTTGTCAACGGGCATGGTACTGTTTCCTGGGGCGCTGTGGACACCAGCAGATCGGATGACCACAGGGACGAGATAATAGGTTTTGTAACCACGAGGATGATCGTGGCAAAAGATAGCGAG ATTGAAGACTTGTTTAGATATAACAGTTCACGCAAAGATCTAACACTTGTGTACATACTGACACTGGGTGTTGTGGATAGCTACAGAAACCTCGGCATAG CATCTTCACTGGTTCGAGAGGTGATTAAATATGCAGCAAGTATATCAAATTGCAGGGGTGTTTATTTACATGTCATTTCATATAACCAGCCTGCTATCAGCTTTTACAAGAAGATGCTATTTAAGCTAGTCAGAAGACTTCCATTGTTTTACTACATAAGAGGGCAACATTACGATTCATACTTATTTGTTTACTATGTCAATGCGGGTTGTTCACCTTGCTCGCCGCT GGCTTTCCTAAAGATGCTGGTTGCCAAGTTCTGGACCAAAGAAGACCATTGTAATCCGAGATGGGACAGATGTAAGGAAACGACCACCCTCTTGACACCACAGAACGATAAGCGGATCATCAGTGGTGATGATACCAGATGTCATGTCTAA
- the LOC133921485 gene encoding F-box/LRR-repeat protein At3g59190-like, translated as MRTKHLIPNHAAGLTYAGAYSAREDYDYGGGGGAGGGDPFEGFPDAVLGLIVSKLPFRSAVAASAISRRWRGAVAAAPALDLDFAAAFPAAPRRRAAFAAAAAAALGRSPHHPLRRLRLALEGLFDQAFAASAADHLASWLAAAAARGVERLELHLPRSRLAVLPLSLFACTSLTSLTLRFDHYALPLPSLSPLTRLSRLHLASISLTGDDDFFEDLFSHCTELRYLILEQCGIGALRLTGPSRLGLLAITDCSWTQKSSVAVSEMPELRTLHYSGAMATRHIIDGDISLDEVLLAIEDPQAKHREASLRELLTLVGNARSILLSPWCIEQFARPEEWSKVRLDKVRRLACIIERREEGALSIAPLLSDCPNVEELSVSVVPSQCKRRRCSDDGECHGVLGGKRVMMKHLKGVRMEYIDESKSGFELVKLLLKNAPTLEMMTIVPSMDGLEQAKFRRRVLQLRKTSRNASIRFCTTG; from the exons ATGCGTACCAAGCACCTCATCCCAAACCACGCCGCGGGGCTCACCTACGCGGGCGCCTACTCCGCCCGCGAGGACTACGactacggcggcggcggcggggctggtggCGGTGACCCGTTCGAGGGGTTCCCGGACGCGGTGCTCGGGCTGATCGTGTCGAAGTTGCCCTTCAGGTCCGCGGTGGCCGCCTCCGCCATCTCGCGCCGGTGGCGCggcgcggtggccgccgcgccCGCTCTGGACCTCGACTtcgcggcggcgttcccggccGCGCCGCGACGCAGGGCGGCTttcgcggccgccgccgccgccgcgctcgggCGCTCGCCGCACCACCcgctccgccgcctccgcctcgcgcTCGAGGGCCTCTTCGACCAGGCGTTCGCCGCCTCCGCGGCCGACCACCTCGCCTCGTGGCTCGCAGCCGCGGCGGCGCGAGGCGTCGAGCGGTTAGAGCTCCACCTCCCGCGCTCCCGCCTCGCCGTCCTCCCGTTGTCCCTCTTTGCCTGCACCAGCCTCACGTCCCTCACCCTTCGCTTCGACCACTACGCACTTCCGCTTCCTTCCCTTTCCCCACTCACCCGCCTATCCCGCCTCCACCTCGCCTCTATTTCGCTCACTGGGGACGATGACTTCTTCGAAGATCTCTTCTCGCACTGCACGGAGCTCCGCTACCTAATCCTTGAACAATGTGGCATCGGTGCACTCCGCCTTACCGGTCCGTCGCGGCTTGGCTTGCTCGCGATCACGGACTGTTCTTGGACGCAGAAGTCATCTGTTGCCGTCTCTGAGATGCCGGAGTTGCGCACTCTCCACTACTCCGGTGCAATGGCGACCAGACACATTATTGATGGCGACATTTCTTTGGACGAAGTCCTTCTTGCCATTGAGGATCCACAGGCCAAGCACCGGGAGGCTTCTCTCAGAGAGCTTCTTACTTTGGTTGGCAATGCACGGAGCATCTTGCTTTCACCCTGGTGCATTGAG CAATTTGCACGTCCTGAGGAGTGGTCGAAGGTGCGGTTAGACAAGGTGAGGCGGTTGGCATGCATAATAGAGAGGAGGGAAGAAGGTGCTTTATCCATTGCACCGTTGCTCTCAGATTGTCCAAATGTGGAAGAGCTCTCTGTGTCTGTCGTG CCATCACAGTGCAAACGGAGACGGTGTAGTGACGATGGAGAGTGTCATGGTGTGCTGGGTGGTAAGAGGGTGATGATGAAGCATCTTAAGGGAGTTAGGATGGAGTACATAGATGAAAGCAAAAGTGGATTTGAACTGGTGAAGCTCCTGCTCAAGAATGCGCCGACGTTGGAGATGATGACAATTGTGCCTTCCATGGATGGTCTTGAGCAGGCCAAGTTCAGGCGCAGGGTGTTGCAGCTCAGGAAAACCTCTCGGAATGCCAGCATCCGGTTTTGCACTACTGGGTAA